CCAACGTCGGCACCCAGACCGCGTTCGTGCTGGACTCCCAGGTGGTCAGTGCCCCCGAGATTCGCGAGCCGATTCCCGGCGGTCGTACCCAGATCAGCGGTCAGTTCACCGAGCAGACGGCGCGTGAGCTCGCCAACGTGCTGAAGTACGGTTCGCTGCCGCTGTCGTTCGAGTCGTCGGAGGCTGAAACCGTTTCCGCGACCTTGGGTTTGACGTCGCTGCGGGCGGGCTTGATCGCGGGAGCGGTCGGTCTGGCCCTGGTGCTGCTCTATTCGCTCCTCTACTACCGGGTGTTGGGCGTGCTGATCGCGCTGTCGCTGGTCGCTTCGGGCGCAATGGTCTACGCGATCCTCGTGCTCCTCGGCAGATACATCGGATACACGCTCGACCTGGCCGGTATCGCGGGTTTGATCATCGGTATAGGTATGACGGCAGACTCGTTCGTGGTGTTCTTCGAACGCATCAAAGACGAGATACGCGACGGTCGCTCGTTCCGTTCGGCGGTGCCCCGTGGTTGGAACAGAGCGCGTAAGACGATTCTGTCCGGCAACGCGGTCACGTTCCTGGCTGCCGCCGTCCTGTATGTGCTGGCGGTCGGCCAAGTGAAGGGGTTCGCGTTTACCTTGGGCCTGACGACCATCCTCGACGTGGTGGTGGTGTTCCTGGTGACGTGGCCGATCGTCTACATCGCGTCGAAGTCGCCGACCATGGCGAAGCCGAAGCTCAACGGTCTCGGCGCGGTGCAGCAGATCGCCCGCGAACGCCGCGCGGCCGCACACGTGACGGGACGGGGGTAGCGACATGGCCGCCAGGCATAAAGACAAAGACGTCGACGACGTGTTGACCGAAGCCGTCGAGGCGCCCGACCTCGAGAGCGAGACGCCGCGACACGGGTTCTTCACCCGGCTCTACACCGGCACCGGCGCATTCGAGGTCGTCGGCAAGCGCAAGCTGTGGTTCACGATCAGCGGATTGATCGTCGCCGTGTGCGTCCTGAGCATGGTGATCCGCGGCTTCACCTTCGGCATCGACTTCGAGGGTGGCACGAAGGTGTCCATGCCGGCGCAGACCGCCAGCGGCACCGCCACCACCCAGCAGGTCGAGGACGTCTTCAACGAAGCGTTGGGCAAGCCAGCCGACGCCGTGGTGATCGTCGGCAGCGGCGATTCGGCCACCGTGCAGATTCGCTCGGAGACGCTGGACAACGAAGAGATCGAGAAGCTGCGCACCGCGTTGTTCGACGCGTTCCAGCCGCGCGGCCCCGACGGCCAGCCGGACAAGAACGCCATCAGCGACTCCGCGGTGTCGGAGACCTGGGGCGGTCAGATCACCGAGAAGGCGCTCATCGCCCTCGTCGTGTTCCTCGCGCTGGCCGCCGTCTACATCACCGTGCGATACGAGCGCTACATGGCCGTCGCCGCGTTGGCAACGCTGGTGTTCGACCTGGTCGTCACCGCCGGCATCTATTCCATCGTCGGATTCGAGGTCACGCCCGCGACGGTCATCGGGCTGCTGACCATTCTCGGTTTCTCGCTCTACGACACCGTGATCGTGTTCGACAAGGTCGAGGAGAACACCCACGGATTCGAGCACACCACCCGCCGGACGTTCGCGGAGCACGCCAACCTGGCGGTCAACCAAACCTTCATGCGGTCGATCAACACCAGCGTGATCTCGGTGCTGCCGATTCTGGCGCTGATGGTGATCGCGGTCTGGCTGCTGGGCGTCGGCACCCTGATGGACCTGGCGCTCGTCCAGCTGGTCGGTGTGATCGTCGGTACGT
The sequence above is drawn from the Mycobacterium gallinarum genome and encodes:
- the secF gene encoding protein translocase subunit SecF — translated: MAARHKDKDVDDVLTEAVEAPDLESETPRHGFFTRLYTGTGAFEVVGKRKLWFTISGLIVAVCVLSMVIRGFTFGIDFEGGTKVSMPAQTASGTATTQQVEDVFNEALGKPADAVVIVGSGDSATVQIRSETLDNEEIEKLRTALFDAFQPRGPDGQPDKNAISDSAVSETWGGQITEKALIALVVFLALAAVYITVRYERYMAVAALATLVFDLVVTAGIYSIVGFEVTPATVIGLLTILGFSLYDTVIVFDKVEENTHGFEHTTRRTFAEHANLAVNQTFMRSINTSVISVLPILALMVIAVWLLGVGTLMDLALVQLVGVIVGTYSSIYFATPLLVTLRERTTLVRNHTRRVLNRRKGSAAKLSDSGEDVVEESAAPTKSAVSSQATSTTPPPDKPAPGARPVRPTGSRAGRPSGKRDARRR